In the genome of Drosophila pseudoobscura strain MV-25-SWS-2005 chromosome 3, UCI_Dpse_MV25, whole genome shotgun sequence, one region contains:
- the Patronin gene encoding patronin isoform X27, producing MDAAESQEIRQARQRASVKWLLSKAFNNRVPDNLKEPFYRDHENQERLKPQIIVELGNATLYCQTLSNLYSDPNYQSLNHWSIIQTLARKGVPVAESSDMPITETVLIQTNPLRINAHMSVIESLMVLYAKEISSGDRIMSAIRRISGSNYQTPPGQTYEQALLAWISHACAALKKRIIKEVETGLPDENGTRLQTPDIPPVRDFQDLCDGICLALLIAYYCPKVVPWTMVRINYLPAVEDSIHNILLVSNFSQKHLPYGVFHMTPEDVTFMRGSMKLNLVLLLTDLFNLFEIHPAKCVCYPGMDGQDVIARRTLGANEHGICHRRGLTMQPVMPIPDLRSDLDQPPVGSPSNRPPFQVPHSNSFSGGLNRRSTPPNEHQQQQHQQTVVQANSNHFDGNQGEAFVVHKSRGITTLSSMHSQQQQQHHHQQQHQQQQQFHQQQQSQLQQQLQQQQQQQQQEPLVPARLRQAKEKTNVESKADERGDFVAAGRPSNWEQSRRPSFAGRRSRRNSSSEDSQLTIENFGGSQDQLHTLGGRFDRDRERDRDRDRERKFSNTSIAEPAVAVRSSIADARGTLQLGYDTDSGSEKQDRETEKYSMRRQASVDNVPTVSAHNLSNASSPLPQARNKQHSSDKDYSHSVADTYNDARSSAYDPESTPVRKSSTSSMPASPAAWQLDVGDEDMRSLENATKLSTIRMKLEEKRRRIEQDKRKIEMALLRHQEKEDLESCPEVMKWETMSNESKRTPDMDPVDLDKYQVGEQSIAIMNMNLQDIQQDIHRLATQQSQMQAQHLQAQQLLQAQQIANMLNQQQQTYGSQQHLSDHHYQQQQRPMQQSFGSSPHLPQAYNAPVSAYSSRPPSRDPYQQQHQQQQPMAMPQPMQFVNEHGQYMSPPQPSHYQPQSIYSDNGAPYNNHSPHYGAAAPPQYRSSVVFDDYGQPTNHFYLHESSPQAQPQVHPQRRTWAHSAAAAAYEQQQQIQQPMVDVNAWQSQQQQQQHHQQQKKAQQPWMNRPPSSAGGAAQGSFMLHQNGGGGAGGGGGGGGELQHLFQVQASPQHSQRQLGGGANGVQRQQSLTNLRDNRSPKSQHQPQTMGMAMQQEDMMAPQSICFIGDEEDVDEVERNIIESMQATRISDFVLQQQQQQQHHQQQLQLQQQQQRLQGGRGSSSEDYDSGEMISNKLNITSGNLTYRIPSPSRPSIQANSFQDPRDSEDQPAEKGFYISFDDDQPKRPKPPLRAKRSPKKEALPLGGSSSSIRDRDSVDHQTLLKRESLSQLHNNNNNNGSEDGHKSAGANRHSIHGLNHSNSVKSPGNATYNKYTDEAPIQLRHLAVSGSDPFGHEPHPHPHPQPMQQQPMSPTRIQQSNNSAEAAKNKALVIGADATNLDPESVDEMERRKEKIMLLSLQRRQQQEEAKARKEIEASQKREKEREKEEERARKKEDQMARRAAILEQHRLKKAIEEAEREGKTLDRPDLHVKLQPQSSSATNPRLRQQRTTRPRPKTIHVDDASVDISEASSISSRGKKGSSSNLTGYGQLSSNSMKRDYYRGSQDSLTVKEPAAVERGRTLSRISVAKGSTLNFRGRKSNSLMNLCGPKLYKQPAAKSNRGIILNAVEYCVFPGAVNREAKQKVLEKIARSEAKHFLVLFRDAGCQFRALYSYMPESGDQVTKLYGTGPSQVDEVMFDKFFKYNSGGKCFSQVHTKHLTVTIDAFTIHNSLWQGKRVQLPSKKDMALVI from the exons ATGGATGCCGCCGAATCACAGGAAATACGACAG GCTCGTCAACGCGCTTCCGTCAAGTGGCTGCTCTCGAAGGCCTTCAACAATCGCGTGCCGGACAACCTGAAGGAGCCCTTCTATCGCGACCATGAGAATCAGGAGCGCCTCAAGCCCCAGATCATTGTGGAGCTGGGCAACGCCACGCTGTACTGCCAGACGTTGTCCAATCTGTACTCAGATCCCAACTACCAAAGCTTGAATCACTGGTCAATAATACAGACGCTAGCGCGCAAGGGTGTCCCGGTGGCCGAGTCCTCGGACATGCCCATTACCGAAACGGTATTAATTCAAACGAATCCGTTGCGAATT AACGCCCACATGTCTGTGATAGAATCGCTGATGGTTTTGTATGCCAAGGAGATATCATCGGGTGACCGCATCATGTCGGCCATCAGAAG AATATCTGGCAGCAATTACCAGACGCCTCCTGGCCAAACGTATGAGCAAGCTCTGCTGGCTTGGATTTCGCATGCCTGCGCCGCTCTGAAGAAGCGCATCATCAAGGAGGTGGAGACAGGGCTGCCCGATGAGAAT GGCACGCGTCTGCAGACGCCGGACATACCGCCAGTGAGGGACTTCCAGGATCTGTGCGATGGCATCTGCCTGGCGCTGCTCATCGCCTACTACTGCCCCAAGGTGGTGCCCTGGACGATGGTGCGCATCAACTATCTGCCCGCTGTCGAGGACTCCATACACAATATCCTGCTCGTGAGCAATTTCTCACAGAAGCATCTGCCATATGGCGTCTTCCACATGACGCCCGAGGATGTGACCTTCATGAGGGG ATCGATGAAACTGAATCTGGTACTGCTGCTCACGGATCTGTTCAATCTGTTCGAGATACATCCGGCGAAGTGTGTCTGCTACCCGGGCATGGATGGTCAGG ATGTCATCGCCCGGCGCACCTTGGGCGCCAATGAGCACGGAATCTGCCACCGACGGGGCCTCACAATGCAGCCCGTTATGCCCATACCCGATCTCCGCAGCGATCTCGACCAGCCGCCCGTTGGCTCGCCCTCGAATCGGCCGCCATTTCAAG TTCCGCATTCGAATTCATTCAGCGGCGGCTTAAATCGCAGATCCACCCCGCCAAAcgaacaccaacaacaacaacaccaacagacGGTTGTTCAAGCAAATTCGAATCATTTCGATGGTAATCAAGGCGAAG CCTTCGTCGTGCACAAGTCGCGTGGCATCACCACACTCTCATCCATGcactcgcagcagcagcagcaacaccaccaccaacagcagcatcagcaacagcaacagttccaccagcagcagcagtcgcagctacagcaacagctacagcagcaacagcagcagcagcagcaggagccctTGGTTCCGGCTCGCTTGCGTCAGGCTAAAGAAAAGACCAATGTCGAGTCCAAGGCGGATGAGAGAG GCGATTTTGTCGCTGCGGGTCGACCAAGTAACTGGGAACAGAGCCGTCGGCCAAGCTTTGCAG GGCGCCGCTCGCGCAGGAACTCCTCCAGCGAGGACTCTCAGCTGACCATCGAGAACTTTGGCGGCTCCCAGGATCAGCTGCACACGCTGGGAGGCAGATTCGATCGGGATCGCGAACGGGAccgagacagggacagggagcgGAAGTTTTCCAACACCAGCATAG CTGAACCCGCTGTGGCCGTGCGCTCCTCCATTGCCGATGCCCGGGGCACGCTGCAGCTTGGCTACGACACGGATTCGGGCTCGGAGAAGCAGGACCGCGAGACGGAGAAGTATTCAATGCGTCGGCAGGCGAG TGTCGACAATGTGCCCACGGTGTCGGCTCACAATCTATCGAATGCGAGCAGCCCCTTGCCACAGGCACGGAACAAGCAACATTCCAGCGACAAAGACTACAGCCACAGCGTGGCGGACACCTACAACGACGCCCGCTCCAGTGCCTACGATCCGGAGAGCACCCCAGTGCGCAAGTCCTCCACCAGCAGCATGCCAGCGAGCCCCGCAGCCTGGCAGCTGGACGTGGGCGATGAGGACATGCGCTCGCTGGAGAACGCCACCAAGCTGTCCACCATACGCATGAAGCTGGAGGAGAAGCGTCGTCGCATTGAGCAGGACAAGCGGAAGATCGAAATGGCCCTGCTCAGGCACCAGGAGAAG GAGGATCTGGAATCTTGTCCGGAGGTTATGAAGTGGGAAACCATGAGCAATGAATCGAAGCGCACGCCGGACATGGATCCCGTTGACTTGGACAAGTACCAGGTGGGTGAG CAAAGCATCGCCATCATGAACATGAATCTGCAGGATATCCAGCAGGATATCCACCGCCTGGCCACGCAGCAGAGCCAGATGCAGGCCCAGCACCTGCAGGCGCAGCAGCTCCTGCAGGCCCAGCAAATAGCCAATATGCTGAACCAG cagcaacagacgTATGGGTCGCAGCAGCACCTGTCTGACCACcactaccagcagcagcagagacccATGCAGCAAAGCTTTGGCTCATCGCCGCATCTTCCGCAGGCCTACAATGCCCCAGTCAGTGCGTACAGCTCCCGTCCGCCCAGCCGCGATCCCtatcagcagcaacaccagcagcagcagcccatgGCCATGCCCCAGCCGATGCAGTTCGTCAATGAGCACGGCCAGTACATGTCGCCGCCGCAGCCCTCCCACTACCAGCCGCAGAGCATCTACAGCGACAATGGAGCGCCCTACAACAACCACTCGCCGCACTACGGAGCGGCTGCTCCTCCGCAGTACAGGAGCAGTGTGGTCTTCGATGACTATGGCCAGCCCACGAACCACTTCTACCTGCATGAGTCCTcgccacaggcacagccacaggtCCATCCCCAGCGCCGCACCTGGGCGCactcagcagcagccgccgcctacgagcagcagcagcagatacagCAGCCGATGGTGGATGTGAATGCGTGGCagtcacagcagcagcagcaacagcaccaccagcagcagaagaaggcccAGCAGCCCTGGATGAACAGGCCTCCCTCCAGCGCGGGAGGAGCGGCCCAGGGCAGCTTTATGCTGCACCAGAACGGGGGAGGAGGTGCTggaggtggtggcggcggcggaggcgagCTCCAGCATCTGTTCCAGGTGCAGGCCTCGCCGCAGCACTCGCAGCGCCAGTTGGGTGGGGGGGCCAACGGGGTGCAGAGACAGCAGTCACTGACCAATCTGCGCGACAATCGCTCGCCCAAGTCCCAGCACCAGCCGCAGACCATGGGCATGGCCATGCAGCAGGAGGACATGATGGCACCGCAGAGCATTTGCTTCATtggcgacgaggaggatgtGGACGAGGTGGAGCGCAACATCATCGAGTCCATGCAGGCCACACGCATCTCGGACTTTgtgcttcagcagcagcagcaacagcaacatcaccagcagcaactgcaactgcagcagcagcagcagcgtctgcAGGGCGGAAGGGGCAGTAGTTCGGAGGACTACGACAGCGGCGAGATGATTTCCAACAAGCTGAACATCACCAGCGGAAATCTCACCTACCGCATACCTTCGCCCTCGCGCCCCTCCATTCAGGCCAACAGTTTCCAGGACCCGCGCGACAGCGAGGATCAGCCGGCCGAGAAGGGCTTCTACATCTCCTTCGACGACGACCAGCCCAAGCGTCCAAAGCCGCCGCTGCGCGCCAAGCGCTCGCCCAAGAAGGAGGCCCTGCCGTtgggcggcagcagcagcagcatccgggacagggacagcgTGGACCACCAGACTCTTCTCAAACGGGAGTCCCTAAGTCAACtgcacaacaacaataacaacaacggCAGCGAGGATGGCCACAAGTCAGCAGGGGCCAACAGGCACAGCATCCACGGCCTCAACCACTCCAACAGTGTCAAATCGCCCGGTAATGCCACCTACAACAAGTACACGGACGAGGCGCCCATCCAACTACGCCATCTGGCCGTATCGGGCTCGGATCCATTTGGCCATgagccacacccacatccacacccacagcccatgcagcagcagcccatgTCACCCACGCGAATCCAGCAGAGCAACAACAGTGCCGAGGCGGCCAAGAACAAGGCGCTGGTGATTGGAGCCGACGCCACCAACCTAGATCCG GAGTCTGTGGATGAAATGGAGCGACGAAAAGAGAAGATCATGCTGCTGTCCCTGCAGCGGcgtcagcagcaggaggaggccaaGGCACGCAAGGAGATAGAGGCCTCGCAGAAGCGGGAAAAGGAgcgggagaaggaggaggagcgcgcACGCAAGAAGGAGGATCAAATGGCGCGACGAGCGGCCATATTGGAACAGCATAGACTCAAGAAAGCCATCGAAGAGGCCGAAAGAGAG GGTAAAACCCTGGATCGGCCCGATCTGCATGTGAAACTGCAACCCCAGTCATCTAGTGCAACGAATCCGCGACTCCGGCAGCAGCGCACGACACGTCCCAGGCCCAAGACCATTCATGTGGACGATGCCAGTGTGGACATCAGTGAGGCTTCGAGCATCTCTAGTCGGGGCAAGAAGGGCTCCAGCTCGAATCTAACCG GCTACGGTCAACTAAGCTCAAATTCAATGAAAAGAGATTATTACAGGGGCTCGCAAGACTCCCTCACAGTGAAAG AGCCAGCAGCCGTCGAGCGGGGCCGCACTCTGTCGCGTATCTCCGTCGCTAAGGGGAGCACACTTAATTTCCGGGGCCGAAAGTCCAATTCGCTAATGAATCTGTGCG GTCCAAAACTCTACAAGCAACCAGCGGCCAAATCCAATCGCGGCATTATACTGAATGCCGTCGAATACTGCGTCTTTCCGGGCGCCGTCAACCGTGAGGCCAAACAGAAAGTGCTCGAGAAGATAGCACGCTCGGAGGCGAAACACTTCCTAGTACTCTTCCGCGATGCGGGCTGCCAGTTCCGCGCCCTCTACAGCTACATGCCCGAGTCCGGGGACCAGGTGACCAAGCTGTACGGCACCGGACCTAGTCAAGTAGACGAAGTCATGTTCGATAAGTTCTTCAA ATACAACTCAGGGGGCAAGTGCTTCTCGCAAGTGCACACCAAGCATCTGACCGTCACCATCGACGCCTTCACAATACACAACTCGCTCTGGCAGGGCAAGCGGGTGCAGTTGCCCAGCAAAAAGGACATGGCGCTTGTGATCTAA
- the Patronin gene encoding patronin isoform X33: MDAAESQEIRQARQRASVKWLLSKAFNNRVPDNLKEPFYRDHENQERLKPQIIVELGNATLYCQTLSNLYSDPNYQSLNHWSIIQTLARKGVPVAESSDMPITETVLIQTNPLRINAHMSVIESLMVLYAKEISSGDRIMSAIRRISGSNYQTPPGQTYEQALLAWISHACAALKKRIIKEVETGLPDENGTRLQTPDIPPVRDFQDLCDGICLALLIAYYCPKVVPWTMVRINYLPAVEDSIHNILLVSNFSQKHLPYGVFHMTPEDVTFMRGSMKLNLVLLLTDLFNLFEIHPAKCVCYPGMDGQDVIARRTLGANEHGICHRRGLTMQPVMPIPDLRSDLDQPPVGSPSNRPPFQVPHSNSFSGGLNRRSTPPNEHQQQQHQQTVVQANSNHFDGNQGEAFVVHKSRGITTLSSMHSQQQQQHHHQQQHQQQQQFHQQQQSQLQQQLQQQQQQQQQEPLVPARLRQAKEKTNVESKADERGDFVAAGRPSNWEQSRRPSFAGRRSRRNSSSEDSQLTIENFGGSQDQLHTLGGRFDRDRERDRDRDRERKFSNTSIAEPAVAVRSSIADARGTLQLGYDTDSGSEKQDRETEKYSMRRQASVDNVPTVSAHNLSNASSPLPQARNKQHSSDKDYSHSVADTYNDARSSAYDPESTPVRKSSTSSMPASPAAWQLDVGDEDMRSLENATKLSTIRMKLEEKRRRIEQDKRKIEMALLRHQEKEDLESCPEVMKWETMSNESKRTPDMDPVDLDKYQVGEQSIAIMNMNLQDIQQDIHRLATQQSQMQAQHLQAQQLLQAQQIANMLNQQQQTYGSQQHLSDHHYQQQQRPMQQSFGSSPHLPQAYNAPVSAYSSRPPSRDPYQQQHQQQQPMAMPQPMQFVNEHGQYMSPPQPSHYQPQSIYSDNGAPYNNHSPHYGAAAPPQYRSSVVFDDYGQPTNHFYLHESSPQAQPQVHPQRRTWAHSAAAAAYEQQQQIQQPMVDVNAWQSQQQQQQHHQQQKKAQQPWMNRPPSSAGGAAQGSFMLHQNGGGGAGGGGGGGGELQHLFQVQASPQHSQRQLGGGANGVQRQQSLTNLRDNRSPKSQHQPQTMGMAMQQEDMMAPQSICFIGDEEDVDEVERNIIESMQATRISDFVLQQQQQQQHHQQQLQLQQQQQRLQGGRGSSSEDYDSGEMISNKLNITSGNLTYRIPSPSRPSIQANSFQDPRDSEDQPAEKGFYISFDDDQPKRPKPPLRAKRSPKKEALPLGGSSSSIRDRDSVDHQTLLKRESLSQLHNNNNNNGSEDGHKSAGANRHSIHGLNHSNSVKSPGNATYNKYTDEAPIQLRHLAVSGSDPFGHEPHPHPHPQPMQQQPMSPTRIQQSNNSAEAAKNKALVIGADATNLDPESVDEMERRKEKIMLLSLQRRQQQEEAKARKEIEASQKREKEREKEEERARKKEDQMARRAAILEQHRLKKAIEEAEREGKTLDRPDLHVKLQPQSSSATNPRLRQQRTTRPRPKTIHVDDASVDISEASSISSRGKKGSSSNLTESPDDYPSTSSTPIGRRGSYKTSRGPKLYKQPAAKSNRGIILNAVEYCVFPGAVNREAKQKVLEKIARSEAKHFLVLFRDAGCQFRALYSYMPESGDQVTKLYGTGPSQVDEVMFDKFFKYNSGGKCFSQVHTKHLTVTIDAFTIHNSLWQGKRVQLPSKKDMALVI, translated from the exons ATGGATGCCGCCGAATCACAGGAAATACGACAG GCTCGTCAACGCGCTTCCGTCAAGTGGCTGCTCTCGAAGGCCTTCAACAATCGCGTGCCGGACAACCTGAAGGAGCCCTTCTATCGCGACCATGAGAATCAGGAGCGCCTCAAGCCCCAGATCATTGTGGAGCTGGGCAACGCCACGCTGTACTGCCAGACGTTGTCCAATCTGTACTCAGATCCCAACTACCAAAGCTTGAATCACTGGTCAATAATACAGACGCTAGCGCGCAAGGGTGTCCCGGTGGCCGAGTCCTCGGACATGCCCATTACCGAAACGGTATTAATTCAAACGAATCCGTTGCGAATT AACGCCCACATGTCTGTGATAGAATCGCTGATGGTTTTGTATGCCAAGGAGATATCATCGGGTGACCGCATCATGTCGGCCATCAGAAG AATATCTGGCAGCAATTACCAGACGCCTCCTGGCCAAACGTATGAGCAAGCTCTGCTGGCTTGGATTTCGCATGCCTGCGCCGCTCTGAAGAAGCGCATCATCAAGGAGGTGGAGACAGGGCTGCCCGATGAGAAT GGCACGCGTCTGCAGACGCCGGACATACCGCCAGTGAGGGACTTCCAGGATCTGTGCGATGGCATCTGCCTGGCGCTGCTCATCGCCTACTACTGCCCCAAGGTGGTGCCCTGGACGATGGTGCGCATCAACTATCTGCCCGCTGTCGAGGACTCCATACACAATATCCTGCTCGTGAGCAATTTCTCACAGAAGCATCTGCCATATGGCGTCTTCCACATGACGCCCGAGGATGTGACCTTCATGAGGGG ATCGATGAAACTGAATCTGGTACTGCTGCTCACGGATCTGTTCAATCTGTTCGAGATACATCCGGCGAAGTGTGTCTGCTACCCGGGCATGGATGGTCAGG ATGTCATCGCCCGGCGCACCTTGGGCGCCAATGAGCACGGAATCTGCCACCGACGGGGCCTCACAATGCAGCCCGTTATGCCCATACCCGATCTCCGCAGCGATCTCGACCAGCCGCCCGTTGGCTCGCCCTCGAATCGGCCGCCATTTCAAG TTCCGCATTCGAATTCATTCAGCGGCGGCTTAAATCGCAGATCCACCCCGCCAAAcgaacaccaacaacaacaacaccaacagacGGTTGTTCAAGCAAATTCGAATCATTTCGATGGTAATCAAGGCGAAG CCTTCGTCGTGCACAAGTCGCGTGGCATCACCACACTCTCATCCATGcactcgcagcagcagcagcaacaccaccaccaacagcagcatcagcaacagcaacagttccaccagcagcagcagtcgcagctacagcaacagctacagcagcaacagcagcagcagcagcaggagccctTGGTTCCGGCTCGCTTGCGTCAGGCTAAAGAAAAGACCAATGTCGAGTCCAAGGCGGATGAGAGAG GCGATTTTGTCGCTGCGGGTCGACCAAGTAACTGGGAACAGAGCCGTCGGCCAAGCTTTGCAG GGCGCCGCTCGCGCAGGAACTCCTCCAGCGAGGACTCTCAGCTGACCATCGAGAACTTTGGCGGCTCCCAGGATCAGCTGCACACGCTGGGAGGCAGATTCGATCGGGATCGCGAACGGGAccgagacagggacagggagcgGAAGTTTTCCAACACCAGCATAG CTGAACCCGCTGTGGCCGTGCGCTCCTCCATTGCCGATGCCCGGGGCACGCTGCAGCTTGGCTACGACACGGATTCGGGCTCGGAGAAGCAGGACCGCGAGACGGAGAAGTATTCAATGCGTCGGCAGGCGAG TGTCGACAATGTGCCCACGGTGTCGGCTCACAATCTATCGAATGCGAGCAGCCCCTTGCCACAGGCACGGAACAAGCAACATTCCAGCGACAAAGACTACAGCCACAGCGTGGCGGACACCTACAACGACGCCCGCTCCAGTGCCTACGATCCGGAGAGCACCCCAGTGCGCAAGTCCTCCACCAGCAGCATGCCAGCGAGCCCCGCAGCCTGGCAGCTGGACGTGGGCGATGAGGACATGCGCTCGCTGGAGAACGCCACCAAGCTGTCCACCATACGCATGAAGCTGGAGGAGAAGCGTCGTCGCATTGAGCAGGACAAGCGGAAGATCGAAATGGCCCTGCTCAGGCACCAGGAGAAG GAGGATCTGGAATCTTGTCCGGAGGTTATGAAGTGGGAAACCATGAGCAATGAATCGAAGCGCACGCCGGACATGGATCCCGTTGACTTGGACAAGTACCAGGTGGGTGAG CAAAGCATCGCCATCATGAACATGAATCTGCAGGATATCCAGCAGGATATCCACCGCCTGGCCACGCAGCAGAGCCAGATGCAGGCCCAGCACCTGCAGGCGCAGCAGCTCCTGCAGGCCCAGCAAATAGCCAATATGCTGAACCAG cagcaacagacgTATGGGTCGCAGCAGCACCTGTCTGACCACcactaccagcagcagcagagacccATGCAGCAAAGCTTTGGCTCATCGCCGCATCTTCCGCAGGCCTACAATGCCCCAGTCAGTGCGTACAGCTCCCGTCCGCCCAGCCGCGATCCCtatcagcagcaacaccagcagcagcagcccatgGCCATGCCCCAGCCGATGCAGTTCGTCAATGAGCACGGCCAGTACATGTCGCCGCCGCAGCCCTCCCACTACCAGCCGCAGAGCATCTACAGCGACAATGGAGCGCCCTACAACAACCACTCGCCGCACTACGGAGCGGCTGCTCCTCCGCAGTACAGGAGCAGTGTGGTCTTCGATGACTATGGCCAGCCCACGAACCACTTCTACCTGCATGAGTCCTcgccacaggcacagccacaggtCCATCCCCAGCGCCGCACCTGGGCGCactcagcagcagccgccgcctacgagcagcagcagcagatacagCAGCCGATGGTGGATGTGAATGCGTGGCagtcacagcagcagcagcaacagcaccaccagcagcagaagaaggcccAGCAGCCCTGGATGAACAGGCCTCCCTCCAGCGCGGGAGGAGCGGCCCAGGGCAGCTTTATGCTGCACCAGAACGGGGGAGGAGGTGCTggaggtggtggcggcggcggaggcgagCTCCAGCATCTGTTCCAGGTGCAGGCCTCGCCGCAGCACTCGCAGCGCCAGTTGGGTGGGGGGGCCAACGGGGTGCAGAGACAGCAGTCACTGACCAATCTGCGCGACAATCGCTCGCCCAAGTCCCAGCACCAGCCGCAGACCATGGGCATGGCCATGCAGCAGGAGGACATGATGGCACCGCAGAGCATTTGCTTCATtggcgacgaggaggatgtGGACGAGGTGGAGCGCAACATCATCGAGTCCATGCAGGCCACACGCATCTCGGACTTTgtgcttcagcagcagcagcaacagcaacatcaccagcagcaactgcaactgcagcagcagcagcagcgtctgcAGGGCGGAAGGGGCAGTAGTTCGGAGGACTACGACAGCGGCGAGATGATTTCCAACAAGCTGAACATCACCAGCGGAAATCTCACCTACCGCATACCTTCGCCCTCGCGCCCCTCCATTCAGGCCAACAGTTTCCAGGACCCGCGCGACAGCGAGGATCAGCCGGCCGAGAAGGGCTTCTACATCTCCTTCGACGACGACCAGCCCAAGCGTCCAAAGCCGCCGCTGCGCGCCAAGCGCTCGCCCAAGAAGGAGGCCCTGCCGTtgggcggcagcagcagcagcatccgggacagggacagcgTGGACCACCAGACTCTTCTCAAACGGGAGTCCCTAAGTCAACtgcacaacaacaataacaacaacggCAGCGAGGATGGCCACAAGTCAGCAGGGGCCAACAGGCACAGCATCCACGGCCTCAACCACTCCAACAGTGTCAAATCGCCCGGTAATGCCACCTACAACAAGTACACGGACGAGGCGCCCATCCAACTACGCCATCTGGCCGTATCGGGCTCGGATCCATTTGGCCATgagccacacccacatccacacccacagcccatgcagcagcagcccatgTCACCCACGCGAATCCAGCAGAGCAACAACAGTGCCGAGGCGGCCAAGAACAAGGCGCTGGTGATTGGAGCCGACGCCACCAACCTAGATCCG GAGTCTGTGGATGAAATGGAGCGACGAAAAGAGAAGATCATGCTGCTGTCCCTGCAGCGGcgtcagcagcaggaggaggccaaGGCACGCAAGGAGATAGAGGCCTCGCAGAAGCGGGAAAAGGAgcgggagaaggaggaggagcgcgcACGCAAGAAGGAGGATCAAATGGCGCGACGAGCGGCCATATTGGAACAGCATAGACTCAAGAAAGCCATCGAAGAGGCCGAAAGAGAG GGTAAAACCCTGGATCGGCCCGATCTGCATGTGAAACTGCAACCCCAGTCATCTAGTGCAACGAATCCGCGACTCCGGCAGCAGCGCACGACACGTCCCAGGCCCAAGACCATTCATGTGGACGATGCCAGTGTGGACATCAGTGAGGCTTCGAGCATCTCTAGTCGGGGCAAGAAGGGCTCCAGCTCGAATCTAACCG AGTCACCCGATGATTATCCCAGTACAAGTTCAACTCCGATTGGGCGACGGGGATCCTATAAAACTTCCAGAG GTCCAAAACTCTACAAGCAACCAGCGGCCAAATCCAATCGCGGCATTATACTGAATGCCGTCGAATACTGCGTCTTTCCGGGCGCCGTCAACCGTGAGGCCAAACAGAAAGTGCTCGAGAAGATAGCACGCTCGGAGGCGAAACACTTCCTAGTACTCTTCCGCGATGCGGGCTGCCAGTTCCGCGCCCTCTACAGCTACATGCCCGAGTCCGGGGACCAGGTGACCAAGCTGTACGGCACCGGACCTAGTCAAGTAGACGAAGTCATGTTCGATAAGTTCTTCAA ATACAACTCAGGGGGCAAGTGCTTCTCGCAAGTGCACACCAAGCATCTGACCGTCACCATCGACGCCTTCACAATACACAACTCGCTCTGGCAGGGCAAGCGGGTGCAGTTGCCCAGCAAAAAGGACATGGCGCTTGTGATCTAA